Part of the Streptomyces sp. NBC_00457 genome, GCCTAGGGTTGCTGTGTGAACGAGCTCGATGTCGTAGGTGTCCGGGTCGAAATGCCCTCCAACCAACCGATCGTGCTCCTGCGCGAAGTGGGAGGCGACCGTTACCTCCCCATCTGGATCGGGCCGGGGGAGGCGACGGCCATCGCTTTCGCCCAGCAGGGCATGGCCCCCGCACGACCGCTGACCCACGACCTGTTCAAGGACGTGCTGGAGGCCGTCGGCCAGGAGCTCACCGAAGTGCGCATCACGGATCTGCGTGAGGGCGTCTTCTACGCCGAGCTGGTCTTCGCCAGCGGCGTCGAGGTGAGCGCCCGCCCGTCCGATGCCATAGCGCTGGCCCTGCGCACCGGAACGCCGATCTACGGCAGCGACGGTGTGCTCGACGACGCGGGGATCGCGATCCCGGACGAGCAGGAGGACGAGGTGGAGAAGTTCCGCGAGTTCCTCGACCAGATCTCGCCCGAGGACTTCGGCACCAGCAGCCAGTGAAGCGCGGCGGCCCGGCGGACGCAGCCCCCTGTCGGGTCGGTCGATGCCTCACGGTGGCGCGAAATGCCGGCATGTGCCAACGGCGCGTGAGAGCGTCGGTCAAGCCCCCTCCGAGCGCATTCGGCTAGCCTTTCCCCGCGGTGGGGTACGGGAAACCACTCCTAGGGTGATTATCACTCGGCGTGCCGAGTGTGGCGATCGTTGACGCACCCCTGGTGACTGCCTACCGTCGAGAAGGCAGGTCAAGGACGGAGGTCGGCGTGAGAAGCAGCGGCGACGGTACGGCTGGGGGTGCTCCCGGACATGGCCCGGGGGCGAGCGGTCCGTACCCGCTTCACGGCAGCGCGGCCGATCACGCTCCGCAGCACATGGCGGCCGTGCCCAGCAGCGGAGGGGCGACGTCCATGGCGTCCGAGCAGATCGGCTACCGCGGTCCGA contains:
- a CDS encoding bifunctional nuclease family protein; its protein translation is MNELDVVGVRVEMPSNQPIVLLREVGGDRYLPIWIGPGEATAIAFAQQGMAPARPLTHDLFKDVLEAVGQELTEVRITDLREGVFYAELVFASGVEVSARPSDAIALALRTGTPIYGSDGVLDDAGIAIPDEQEDEVEKFREFLDQISPEDFGTSSQ